A region from the Haloarcula limicola genome encodes:
- a CDS encoding DNA-3-methyladenine glycosylase family protein: MERGTIDVTSLAGGLDLQATVESGQSYLWDREDGRMYEREAASGGDAWYWTTLRTDEGPVVVRVRQADGELVWESSIDAESRVRTLLGLDDDLPAIRETAPPDAVVEEAFDAYWGMRIVRDPAFPTLIAFICSAQMRVGRIHGMQRALRREFGETVSFDGRTYDAFPTPDALAAASEAELRDLNLGYRAPYVKRSAEMVANGEARPEDALGLEYEDARDALTAFVGVGDKVADCILLFSLGYLEAVPLDTWIRGTIEEYYPECDRGNYAETSRAIRETLGGEYAGYTQTYLFHYLRSGGRD, encoded by the coding sequence ATGGAACGGGGCACCATCGACGTCACCTCTCTGGCAGGCGGACTGGACCTGCAGGCCACCGTCGAGAGCGGGCAGTCCTACCTCTGGGACCGCGAGGACGGCCGGATGTACGAGCGGGAAGCGGCCAGCGGCGGCGACGCGTGGTACTGGACGACGCTCCGAACCGACGAGGGGCCGGTCGTCGTCCGCGTCCGCCAGGCCGACGGTGAACTGGTCTGGGAGTCGTCGATCGACGCCGAATCGCGCGTCCGGACGCTGCTCGGCCTCGACGACGACCTGCCGGCGATACGCGAGACGGCACCGCCCGACGCGGTCGTCGAGGAAGCGTTCGACGCCTACTGGGGAATGCGGATCGTCCGCGACCCGGCGTTTCCCACTCTGATCGCGTTCATCTGCTCGGCCCAGATGCGCGTCGGACGCATCCACGGCATGCAGCGGGCGCTCCGCCGGGAGTTCGGCGAGACTGTCTCCTTCGACGGGCGGACCTACGACGCCTTTCCGACCCCCGACGCGCTGGCGGCCGCGAGCGAGGCGGAGCTCCGGGACCTCAATCTGGGCTACCGCGCCCCCTACGTCAAGCGGAGCGCGGAGATGGTCGCCAACGGCGAGGCCCGCCCCGAGGACGCGCTCGGCTTGGAGTACGAGGACGCCCGCGACGCGCTGACGGCGTTCGTCGGGGTCGGCGATAAAGTAGCCGACTGTATCCTCCTGTTCTCGCTGGGCTACCTCGAAGCGGTGCCGCTGGACACGTGGATTCGGGGCACCATCGAGGAGTACTACCCCGAGTGCGACCGCGGCAACTACGCGGAGACCTCGCGTGCCATCCGCGAGACCCTCGGCGGCGAGTACGCCGGCTACACGCAGACGTATCTCTTTCACTATCTCCGATCCGGCGGGCGGGACTAA
- a CDS encoding ATP-grasp domain-containing protein, with product MDNPAVPDGSAVVISNDAPGSVTTVRSLGKRGVRTIVASDSDRSPAFASKYCDERVRLPSPYDDLLSYRDVLLDLAARPSVKTIVPVREEDVYVLSRYREAFEDYLTPVWPTMETLAAVHDRLALFSAAERAGVAVPETRLLTDVDDWDRRLIAKGRYGALTDYYVDEIPPTESWSMPNTQYFEPGDPPDVEDLIDRMGHVPIVQEYVAGTEYTIRALYDEGEALFSTQKALRRGFKYPRGPSVYHEAVDIPELREAGLAVLDELGWHGVASVGFIRDDETGEFKILEVNPRFWSSLPCDLHAGVDYPLYYWRLANGDRGPFAPDYRPGTASHFLRGEISHLHSVATEEYPFVEKPSLSRTAAATVGSMVAQPHFDFLDRDDVRPFVRDTVNAVLEKGGIGTSRPTTTVSAESRPVDTESSTDGPEREVSADRRA from the coding sequence ATGGACAACCCCGCGGTTCCGGACGGGTCGGCCGTAGTGATATCGAACGACGCGCCCGGCTCGGTGACCACGGTCAGGTCGCTGGGCAAGCGCGGCGTCAGAACCATCGTCGCGTCCGACAGCGACCGCTCGCCGGCGTTCGCCTCGAAGTACTGCGACGAGCGGGTGCGGTTGCCCAGTCCGTACGACGACCTGCTCTCGTACCGAGACGTGCTCCTCGACCTCGCGGCGCGCCCCTCCGTGAAGACGATCGTCCCCGTCAGAGAGGAGGACGTCTACGTCCTCTCGAGATACCGCGAGGCGTTCGAGGACTACCTCACGCCGGTGTGGCCGACGATGGAGACGCTGGCGGCGGTCCACGACAGACTCGCCCTCTTCTCGGCCGCTGAGCGGGCCGGCGTCGCCGTTCCGGAGACCAGACTGCTCACCGACGTGGACGACTGGGACCGTCGTCTCATCGCGAAGGGCCGCTACGGTGCGCTCACCGACTACTACGTCGACGAGATCCCGCCGACGGAGTCGTGGTCGATGCCGAACACGCAGTATTTCGAGCCGGGCGACCCCCCCGACGTCGAGGACCTGATCGACCGCATGGGCCACGTCCCCATCGTCCAGGAGTACGTCGCCGGGACCGAGTACACGATCCGGGCGCTGTACGACGAGGGCGAGGCGCTGTTCAGCACGCAGAAGGCCCTCCGTCGCGGGTTCAAGTACCCCCGCGGCCCCAGCGTCTACCACGAAGCGGTCGACATCCCGGAACTCCGCGAAGCGGGGCTCGCGGTGTTGGACGAGTTGGGGTGGCACGGCGTGGCGTCGGTCGGGTTCATCCGCGACGACGAGACGGGCGAGTTCAAGATCCTCGAAGTCAATCCGCGGTTCTGGTCGTCGCTCCCCTGTGACCTCCACGCGGGGGTCGACTACCCGCTGTACTACTGGCGGCTCGCCAACGGGGACCGCGGCCCGTTCGCGCCCGACTACCGCCCCGGAACGGCGTCGCACTTCCTCCGCGGCGAGATCAGTCACCTGCACAGCGTCGCGACGGAGGAGTACCCCTTCGTCGAGAAGCCGTCGCTTTCGCGAACCGCGGCGGCGACGGTCGGATCGATGGTCGCGCAGCCGCACTTCGACTTTCTCGATCGCGACGACGTGCGGCCGTTCGTGCGCGACACGGTGAACGCCGTCCTGGAGAAAGGAGGGATCGGTACGTCGCGTCCGACGACCACAGTGTCAGCGGAGAGTCGTCCCGTCGACACGGAGTCGAGTACCGACGGTCCCGAACGAGAGGTGAGCGCCGACCGCCGGGCCTAA
- a CDS encoding acylphosphatase — protein MARRRVHVYVSGRVQGVYYRATTRDTARDHGVDGWVTNLDDGRVEAVFEGDPDAVESMVEFCHEGSSRADVVDVDVTEEDPEGIEGFEVRW, from the coding sequence ATGGCGCGCCGACGCGTTCACGTCTACGTCTCCGGGCGAGTACAGGGCGTCTACTACCGTGCGACGACGCGGGACACGGCCCGCGACCACGGCGTCGACGGCTGGGTGACGAACTTAGACGACGGCCGCGTCGAGGCGGTGTTCGAGGGCGACCCCGACGCCGTCGAGTCGATGGTCGAGTTCTGTCACGAGGGGAGTTCCCGAGCGGACGTCGTCGACGTCGACGTGACCGAAGAGGATCCCGAAGGCATCGAGGGCTTCGAAGTCCGCTGGTAG